Genomic segment of Siniperca chuatsi isolate FFG_IHB_CAS linkage group LG16, ASM2008510v1, whole genome shotgun sequence:
GGAAGAAGGAAATAATTTTTGGCACACCCAAACTTTTACAGAGCAAAACTAGGCCACATTTAGACAAACCATCATCTTATAAATGGGGAAACTTCTGTTTTTTAATACTGGCAATGTCTCCCAAATGAAACTACTCAAgtttgtgtgcttgtatttATGGCTCTGATAAATTTGAAGCAGTTCTTTGTCGCTCATTCCAAAAGCAGTCCGAAGTCAGTTGTCATTAGTTTGTCTATTCCCACAGGCgttctgctgcagctggtttCTGCCACATCAGTAGTATTTTGATATGTGTAAGTCCCAAAAGACCTGTAGGTCAGATTTAACAATCATTATCCATGTAACAATAGAATGAAACTACTCCAATGTGTAACAATTCACGGATGCATTTGCAAAGTgtttaaatgacatgttttccatttttattgatttattcagTAACTTCATTCAGTTAGCCAATCCCAGCCAAAATGATACATCATTTAATACAACCCAAAGGGTGCTGATTCCAGTCTCGCGATTGGAGTCTGGTCACCATGTGCTTGAACTTAGTGTCCACTGAAAACCAGTTCACCTCTACATCATGACACCATCTCCAGGAAAAGGGAGAGATCTCTGGAATGTGATATTCCCACTGGCAAACTGGTCAGTCCTAATCACTGACAGGAAGAGCGGAGCCACTTGGATGACAGGAGATTAACCAGCTGGAAGCCATTTGTACAGTTCAAGTATCCTTGTATTATTTTGAAGGAAACCTTCTTTTttgaacataaaacaaactctAATGTCACACACAGTTTACTGCTAAAGCCCTTTAAAATCTACTGTGGGTTGTATGAAGGGTTTAATTAACTGTAACTTTTCAAAGTCTGTCTGAGCCAATAACATGAATATATAACTTCCATACATTCACCGTTTAAATGCACTCGATAAAGTTTTTTtgcaaagaaaaatgtgtgcaaGACTCAATGATCCAAAGAGCATCTACAGCAGGAAACCTTGGGAAACACTGCCCTCTTTTGGTAATACTGTAGCAGAGCAGATCACACAATATACAGTCCACTATATGACTGAAAAGTATTTGCTCAGACAGGTTCATGAGGTTTAAGCCATCTAGTTTACAGTATTGGACATATAGTATATGCctcagataataataataaaactttttttatataGAACCTTTCATACAGGGGGtgtagctcaaagtgctttacaataaagtgAAGTAAcaagagaataaataaaaacaggtaaattaaaacaagtgcAAATACTGCACAATAAAACCAAgcacaaaaatgaacaaacaaaagaggCAACACATAGCAAGAACAGGTATGCTAAGAACAACAGAATATATgaaagatataaataaaacaaaggaaggcataagaacaataaaatatgtatatgtatgtgaataaaACGAAGGAAGAATGACAGCTAGGCAAAGGCATTGTTGATGTAACTAAGTTTTCAATTGTCACTTAAAAATATTCGCAGAGCTTGCATCTCTTATAGCCTTGTGTAGGGAATTCCAAAGTTTTTTTGTATAGTTAAAAAAGGCTAAGGCAGAGGATCTAAGAGGTCATGAAGGATTATAAAACGACAAAGAATTAACATTGTAGGCGGGTCCCAAACCATTAAGAGCCGtgtaaacaagtaaaagaactttaaaaatcaatcctaaaagaCACTGGGAGCCAGTTAGCTAAAACTGGAGTGATATGCGCTCTCTGTCTTGTTCtagttaaaagcctggcagcagagCTCTGAGTTTATTGTGGTTTATCAATGGATTATTTTGGAAGACCGGTGTAAAGAGCATTACAGTCTACttgaaataaatgcatgaacacATTTTTCGGCATCTTGTTGGAATAGTATCTTATGTCCTCCAAACACATGTTTGCACATCTCGTCAACTAGAGTTGACTTTTATTAGCAAGGCTGTGGTTTCTCAGCAAGCACTGTTTTTCAACTAAGATCGAAATCTTTTGATTGGACTGAAGCCAACTTGGCCGTGctttagaaaagaaaatcttGCAGAAATTGCAGAAAAACAAACGTTGATAGCCATCATGTAATGTAATATGAGATGAAAGCTGAGAATTACAGCCAGGGAGAGCACTTTGAAGTGGACTGGTTTCATAAATTCTGAATTTTCTTACATGCACTCCCCAAATTTtgtaaaatcaatcaataaataaataaataaacttaatttgacATTAACTTGAACATACTgccaaaacttttttaaatttagaaatTCCATGACCCAtgttaaacacacactaacagtgATCTTTATTGTCCTCTGGTGGAAGCATAAAGATCTGAACTGAACTAGAAAAGTCACCACTGTGACCacaatcatcatgtttttattttctctgttgccCTTCTCTGACTTAAATAACTCTCtaacaatactgtatatttaaaaagtatCTTTGGGGCTTTCTATCACAGCTCATAGAGATAGAAGAATGAAGCATCAACCATCAAGCTTTTACAATCAAAATCctataattttattataatacatCAAAAACATGGACTTCAATAACATTGTCTGATTTTAGTGAGAGTTATTCTGACAAAAGACAAAGCTCTCTGAATATGCAATCTGGTTATCTGACACCTAGTTTACACGTATGGCAGCCAATATTTGGGTGTGATTAACAAAAGCCAGCCTTGATGTGAAAGGAGGCCAATTTGTGCGCTTGAAAAAAAGTGAGACAAAAAGCACTTTTTTAAGTTTGCTTCAACCTGTGTGGTATGTTTGCCACGAAGACAATGTAATCTGCAATAATATAGGAAGTATTTTAAAGTTAAACTTAATCAACTTTAATGCAGCTGATCATCAGAAAACACCATGCAAGGGAAAACATTATTTGCAACTTCTATTTGATCCATGTCCAGGTCAGGGTGAAAGGGCTTATGGGGGTACTTGAGGATTAGATTCTACTTTTTGGCAGTCTGAAGACGCTCGCTCACATTCTCCCAGTTGATGACATTCCAGATAGCTTTAACATAGTCTGGTCGCACATTTTTGTACTGAAGGTAGTAAGCATGCTCCCATACATCGATACCAAGGAGGGGGATGAGACCTGAGGGTCAGAGACAGGAAACAATTACCCTGATGGCTCCGTCTCATATGTGGCATTTGACAAAGGACAGTATGAGGGGAAAATGTAAATGACACACTGTAGAAAGAAAGTCTTATCTCTACTTCAAAGCTGTTTCAACTGACCTGTAGATCCCTGCAGGGGATCCTGGTTAGCACAAGCACCGATACGAAGTCTTCCACTCTCCTTGTCGTAGCCCAGCCAGCCCCAGCCCGAGCCCTGCACTGCCACTGTAGCAGCAGACATCTTCTCCTTCATCTTCTGGAAGGAGCCAAAGTCATGCTTAATGGCCTCCATCAGCTCCCCTGTAAGAAGTGACACAGACAGGTGCTACTTCAGGGAAATACTAGATGTTaagaaacaaaatcagaaagCATTTTCAGGTTTATAAACcaaagtttatattttgtaCATGATCTGGTAAGAAGCTGTCAGCCTCAAACTAACTGAAAATCACTTCTCGTAATGCTTTtgcaataaataacaaaaatgtattttttaggcAAGCCATATAATAATCTGTATGCTAAATGACGTCTCCCATATAATCCGTTAAGGCAGCATCTttgaccactagagggcagaatGACTAAAGAAAACAACCTTAGTGTAACACAATGCTGAGATACCACCAGCTTTTCAGGCACTGACTCCACAAACACTGGAGTCATGTTTCTTCCCTCCGtgatgaatataagtccaatattaactcccatttttaacaaaaacatatttagctTACTGGATGCTTCACAAGGCACTCATTTactctgctgttttgtgttgtgaAGGTCAGCTTGTCTGAGCTTGTTCACTGGCTATGTTTTATTATAGTTGGCTGGAGAGGGTGGGTGAGactcaaaaatacataatttaagGGCCAATAATAACCCAATAACAAGCTAAAAGctgcacagagctgcagagtgggtgttcattcactcactcacagtagGTCCAGCACTACTAGCAGCCTTTTACATTATAGAGTCATATGTTGCTTATATGTTTAAGTTCACTACAAAACAATGTAGGAAAAATAAGAGAAGACAAGCTGTTCAATGTTTTTGATGCGATTCTGCCTTACCCTGTGGCTCGCCTCCACCATTTGGGGAGAGGTTTGTCCAGAAGATGGTGTGGTTAATATGGCCTCCTCCATTAAACTTCAGAGCAGGCTGGAGGGCAACCTGTGCTGTCACATCTCCTAAAATACAAGTGAAATAAATGCAGGTGAGTACGGAGATATCAGATCAGTCAAGAAATGTGATTGTTGACGTGTGTGAGACACATGTATACAATTTTAAACAGGTTTATGATATAGTGATAGAtgttaaacacacaaatgttttcctgacataaatgttaaaaaaatgtatcccgAAAGTCAACATTTAGATTACAACGTGATGTAGTTAATTCTTTAATATTAacgaatccatctttacatacaCAGAAGCAATTCACTGATTGGTtcatgtgagtttgtgtttataCCCTTTACTAGTGCCTCCTGATATTTCTCCTCTGTGATGTTAAGGTTGTTGACATATGTGGCATGGTGCTTGCTGTGGTGCAGCTGCATTATCTCTGCATTGATGTGGGGCTCCAGGGCGCCATAGTCGTATGTCAGGTCAGGGAGCGTGTGCTTCTGCCTTGATGCAGCTGCCTGGTTTACAGTTTGGCTGAGGCTGGCTGCGCACCTGAAACAAAGCAGAGGAAAAATTTACCAACCAAAATGACTTTGCTACCAGTGATGTCTGTATGATTAAATTGCCCAAGATAGCCTGGCACAGGTAGGTTCATCAGTTTAAGTTTCAGCAGTTTGATAAGCCTTCACTAACTGGCTTTAAGTGACCTAAATGTCTGGTGTTGGTTGTGgattaacatacagtaagttAGATAAGTGGTTAGATATTAGCCCTATGAACTGGTGGCACCGAGTTAGCTAGGTATGAACAAGTGGGCTCTAATAACATAAAGTTAACAATTCACAAAGAAGGCCACGAGTGCAGGACTGGGCGAGAATTTAACAAAATTCTTCATTTGGTGCGCCACAAGCTAACCTTGCTGAGCTGCTAAACTAAGTTAGCATCCTAGCAAGCTAACGGTTAGCTCTGAATAAACAACTGTCTCAAGTTCATGAGCAATCGTCGCTAGCAGGACTCAGCCGTCCTATTTCCTTGTGCAGCTTGAACAGGGCAATGGTAAGTTGATATCAGTTTTACCTGCGTATTTGACCAACTCTGCAAAGCATGTTCATGATAGTGCTCTTAGGGCAGACGGAACAGAGCAGACAAACTAACTGCCCTTCAAATGTGCAGTCAGGTTGACAGCGCAGGCGACCGTACCATTACAGTCATGTGGGGGTGTTGATAGAGTGTACAGGAATTAGATAAACCTCGACTGCGACAGCTGAAACCAATACTCCTTTTAGAACAATTGATAGATAATATACAATGACATGTGTGATGAAAACGTGATATATTgcaatatattttaaacatattagATTATGAATTTtacccctccctctcccataaCATTTTTCTACTCACCCTTCTGGCTGGTTTTCCGTGGCTTTAATAAAAGTTCAAAGGAGCGCAGGTGAGGGGTCATTGCATAATTTGATATAGAAATAATGTGCTCTgtctataaaatatattatattatattttcgTTATGAAACACAGGATTAAGGGTAAATTAATAACatacaataaaatgtaatatagtCATAATAACTGTAAATAATTTGTACAAGTAGGCTGCACAATTTTAATTATCAAAACTAACAGCAAAGTAAAGAATCACGTGAACATCTCTCTGGCAATGCCAGAGATCGTCTATGTTAAGGACAATGAATCACTCAGGAATTAAACCAATGAGACCTCAGTATTTCTGACAAAACACCAATTTTCAGCTTGCAATAGCAGGTGATATTCTTGGtgggttcacaatttttcaaacaTAAAGACTGCATAAGTAACCTAGAAACTCATCTGGACTACAGACTTTAATATTATGGACAAATAAGTGAATGTTGtcactctgtattttttctggCCTGGTTGAAggtcaacaaacaaacaaattagcCAAAATAAGTCAGGGTTCCCAGACCTTCCCACATCTCATTCAAGAAATTTCTCATGCTAACAAAATAAGCACACATTTTCATCATGCATAAATCAGTGAACACCAGGGAATGAGAAGCCTCAACTCACAACTGATGATAAACCAAAAAATATGTATAGAGGCATTGTATGGTTAAAGTAGTATAACGTGGCAAAAGCTCTGGTAGGGTCACAGCACAGCACTGCAACCACTGCCATCATAAACTACACCAaagctgcaactaattattagCATTATGGATTTATCTGCAAATGATTTCCTTAATTAATCATTTGccatacaaaatgtaattaaaaatagtggaaaatatCCATCACGTTGTCCCAGAGGCCAAGGTGATGTCTGATATACAGATCAATAATCTATATTATAtgattggattataattattgatgcattaatgtgtacatcactttaaagTTGTGGCTAATtttgtactttatatactgccaGGTAGCTTGTGAATATCACAAAgaaatcaataaagttttatctttatcCATAATCAGacgtcatcatttatttgtagattatattttgtaatattattcTGAATCTGCaaggtaactagtaactaaagttatcaaataaatgtattgaagtaaaaagtgcaatatttccctctgaattgtaatggcgtagaagtataaagtagcagaaaattgaaatattcaagtaaaagtacctcaaaattgtagtacagtacttgagtaaatgtactttccatcACTGACTATTACTGTTATTTGAGCTGAAGTATGAATTGACAAAGACCATGTTTCCCTGTAGCTCGTGTGTGTCAGCCACATTTTAGGATCCGGAAATCGCGGCGGAGTGAGAGGTCCGCTGCTTCTCCCCCGTCTCTGCTCGTACTCCGCAGTAACGCGAGTGCAGCAGCGCGGCCAGAGCCATTCTGTTCTGC
This window contains:
- the sod2 gene encoding superoxide dismutase [Mn], mitochondrial isoform X2, yielding MQLHHSKHHATYVNNLNITEEKYQEALVKGDVTAQVALQPALKFNGGGHINHTIFWTNLSPNGGGEPQGELMEAIKHDFGSFQKMKEKMSAATVAVQGSGWGWLGYDKESGRLRIGACANQDPLQGSTGLIPLLGIDVWEHAYYLQYKNVRPDYVKAIWNVINWENVSERLQTAKK
- the sod2 gene encoding superoxide dismutase [Mn], mitochondrial isoform X1, with amino-acid sequence MNMLCRVGQIRRCAASLSQTVNQAAASRQKHTLPDLTYDYGALEPHINAEIMQLHHSKHHATYVNNLNITEEKYQEALVKGDVTAQVALQPALKFNGGGHINHTIFWTNLSPNGGGEPQGELMEAIKHDFGSFQKMKEKMSAATVAVQGSGWGWLGYDKESGRLRIGACANQDPLQGSTGLIPLLGIDVWEHAYYLQYKNVRPDYVKAIWNVINWENVSERLQTAKK